In Sciurus carolinensis chromosome 17, mSciCar1.2, whole genome shotgun sequence, one genomic interval encodes:
- the LOC124968196 gene encoding olfactory receptor 7C2-like, which yields MVHFNRLHSHLSPLHYVAMMNPRLCQLMALGSWLISILGSLPDTLTILRLSFCKHIEIPHFFCDLPEVLRLACSDTLINHIVVYSTTIILGVFPLTGILLFYSQIFSSILRISSDRGKYKAFSTCGSHLLVVSLFYGTSLAFNLSSIAKVSSKMSLMSSMMYTMVTPMLNTFIYSLRNRHIKVTLGRVLNKMLPLRERMNARLS from the coding sequence ATGGTCCATTTTAACAGGCTTCACAGCCATTTGTCACCCCTGCATTATGTGGCCATGATGAACCCACGACTCTGCCAGCTCATGGCTCTAGGCTCCTGGTTGATCAGTATCCTGGGCTCCCTCCCAGACACCTTGACCATTTTGAGGCTGTCCTTTTGCAAACACATAGAAATCCCTCACTTTTTCTGTGATCTTCCTGAAGTTCTGAGGCTTGCCTGCTCTGACACTCTCATCAATCACATAGTAGTATACTCCACAACCATCATCCTGGGTGTTTTCCCTCTCACTGGCATCCTCCTCTTCTACTCTCAGATTTTCTCCTCCATCCTGAGGATCTCATCAGACAGAGGCAAGTACAAAGCCTTTtctacctgtgggtctcaccttctggtggtctccttgttctatggaacTAGCCTTGCGTTTAACCTCAGTTCTATAGCCAAAGTTTCTTCTAAGATGAGTCTGATGTCCTCAATGATGTACACCATGGTCACTCCCATGCTGAACActttcatctacagtctgaggaacagaCACATCAAGGTGACCCTGGGGAGAGTTCTCAACAAGATGTTGCCTCTCAGAGAAAGAATGAATGCACGCCTCTCATGA